A stretch of the Bacillus sp. FJAT-18017 genome encodes the following:
- a CDS encoding GNAT family N-acetyltransferase, with product MEIKKLNRDDFLAFADITVQAYPANRENTVEYKQKLADTYFKNQEESGNTEYYGLFRDSKLLGGMRINTFEMNFFGKIVHAGGIGSVAVDLLHKKEKVAKALVEFYLRHFREQGVSYAMLYPFRPDFYKKMGFGYGPKMNQYRITPNSFPLVSKEGISLLTAGDQEKIKECHNRYAARTHGMIMKTDWDSAAIFKNPDNRVVGAIEGDQLKGYLIFGFEPAASSNFLRNNLVIREMVYETPDALACLATFLHTQADQIERVIINTQDDALEFMFGDVRNGSGNLIPSVYHESNTAGVGIMYKVLDFDSLISDLEGRNFNGVSTCLSLTVSDSFEFNEPRKLGLRLTNGIISTAGLREAEFDIELDIANLSSLFIGAVDARRLYDYGRLRISDSSFFEMIVRAFQSPEKPICMRAF from the coding sequence ATGGAAATAAAGAAGCTTAATAGAGATGACTTCCTGGCGTTTGCCGATATCACAGTGCAGGCGTATCCAGCCAATCGGGAAAATACCGTTGAATATAAGCAAAAGCTTGCCGATACTTATTTCAAGAACCAAGAAGAATCAGGAAACACAGAATATTATGGGTTATTTAGAGATAGTAAGCTGCTAGGCGGCATGAGGATTAATACCTTTGAGATGAATTTTTTTGGAAAAATAGTCCACGCCGGCGGGATAGGCTCTGTTGCGGTCGATCTTTTACATAAAAAAGAGAAGGTGGCCAAGGCGCTGGTTGAATTCTACCTCCGCCACTTCCGTGAACAAGGCGTTTCTTACGCGATGCTATACCCATTCCGACCTGATTTTTATAAAAAAATGGGGTTTGGTTATGGTCCAAAAATGAACCAATATAGAATAACCCCGAACAGCTTTCCACTGGTAAGCAAGGAAGGAATTTCTCTGCTTACAGCGGGGGACCAAGAGAAAATTAAGGAATGCCATAATCGATATGCTGCCAGGACACATGGGATGATTATGAAAACTGATTGGGATTCAGCTGCCATCTTTAAAAATCCGGATAATCGGGTTGTAGGAGCGATTGAAGGAGACCAATTAAAAGGTTATCTTATTTTTGGGTTTGAACCAGCGGCAAGCAGCAATTTCCTGCGCAACAATCTGGTAATCAGGGAAATGGTGTATGAGACGCCGGATGCTCTGGCCTGCTTGGCCACATTTCTCCACACCCAGGCTGACCAGATAGAACGGGTAATAATTAATACCCAGGATGACGCACTTGAATTTATGTTTGGGGATGTCCGTAATGGCAGCGGCAATCTGATTCCGAGCGTTTACCACGAATCCAATACAGCCGGGGTTGGAATCATGTACAAAGTGCTAGATTTTGATTCTTTAATAAGCGACCTTGAAGGACGTAATTTTAACGGAGTGAGCACCTGCTTATCATTGACAGTGTCCGATAGCTTTGAATTCAATGAACCTCGTAAACTGGGGCTGCGCTTAACAAACGGGATAATTTCAACGGCCGGATTACGGGAAGCTGAATTTGATATCGAGTTGGACATTGCTAACCTGTCTTCCTTGTTTATTGGTGCGGTGGATGCAAGGCGCCTTTATGATTATGGCAGGCTGCGAATTTCAGATTCTTCCTTCTTTGAAATGATAGTAAGAGCGTTCCAATCGCCAGAAAAACCAATTTGCATGAGGGCGTTTTAA
- a CDS encoding GNAT family N-acetyltransferase, translating to MLEIKRLTECTYDQALTAWNIGFEGYFVNLNMTHEMFLRRFPMEDLKPALSVAAFYDGEPAGLIVSGIRTVNGLKIAWNGGTAVATKFRKQGVGRALINATLDIYKQEGARLAMLEAITGNDKAIALYESVGYEIVDKLEYLELAGKLTENPIAHNSTYTLRKAYPIQAGLLPFYKGENPWQTHWQSAGDAEAVILADANGRDAGYAYFRKAFNEKGKHIATTIYQCESDETRADSREIIQALVNYCFGPFDDDIRRVVLNLPLEKSKLTHEVLKEIGFKPFVSQVMMNKKMV from the coding sequence ATGCTGGAGATAAAGAGGCTTACTGAATGTACATATGATCAAGCTTTGACAGCATGGAACATAGGTTTTGAGGGGTATTTTGTTAATTTAAACATGACACATGAAATGTTTCTTAGAAGGTTTCCAATGGAGGATCTGAAACCCGCACTGAGTGTGGCCGCTTTTTACGATGGAGAGCCTGCCGGGCTTATCGTTAGCGGAATCCGCACGGTAAATGGTTTGAAAATAGCCTGGAATGGCGGGACTGCGGTAGCTACAAAGTTCCGGAAGCAAGGTGTCGGCCGGGCACTAATCAATGCAACGCTCGATATTTACAAACAGGAGGGCGCCCGGCTCGCGATGCTTGAAGCCATCACCGGTAATGACAAGGCGATTGCGCTTTATGAAAGTGTCGGTTACGAAATAGTTGATAAGCTTGAGTATCTGGAACTGGCCGGTAAACTAACCGAAAATCCAATTGCACATAATTCAACGTATACACTTCGTAAAGCGTATCCAATTCAGGCCGGCCTGCTGCCATTTTATAAAGGTGAGAATCCGTGGCAAACCCACTGGCAAAGCGCCGGGGATGCAGAAGCTGTAATCCTGGCTGACGCGAACGGCCGGGACGCCGGATATGCATACTTTAGGAAAGCATTCAATGAAAAAGGGAAGCACATCGCAACGACTATTTACCAGTGTGAATCCGATGAAACAAGAGCAGATAGCCGTGAAATCATACAGGCACTAGTAAACTACTGTTTCGGCCCGTTTGATGATGATATCAGAAGGGTAGTCCTAAACCTTCCACTGGAAAAAAGCAAACTTACCCATGAAGTTCTAAAGGAAATCGGCTTTAAACCATTTGTAAGCCAGGTCATGATGAATAAGAAAATGGTCTAG
- a CDS encoding NAD(P)/FAD-dependent oxidoreductase, with protein sequence MFDIVIIGAGPAGSSAALFAAKAGKKTVVIDSDKGMTKRAWLENHYGVSEISGPELIETGKAQAKKFGAEYVEDAATSVEKIEGGFKVSTENNGSFEGTHVIFATGVSVDLAEKLGVATKPGTEPRIKTVLDVEPTGKTNVEGAWAAGTAAGVSVHTIITAGDGAKVAINVISELNGERYVDHDVLKPKE encoded by the coding sequence ATGTTTGATATTGTTATTATTGGAGCAGGTCCTGCTGGATCCAGCGCAGCACTTTTTGCCGCTAAAGCAGGTAAGAAAACCGTTGTCATCGATAGCGACAAAGGCATGACTAAGCGCGCATGGCTAGAAAACCATTACGGCGTCAGTGAAATTTCCGGTCCTGAATTAATTGAAACTGGAAAAGCACAGGCGAAAAAATTCGGCGCTGAATATGTTGAAGATGCTGCTACCAGCGTTGAAAAAATTGAAGGCGGATTCAAAGTTTCGACAGAAAACAATGGCAGCTTTGAAGGTACTCATGTTATTTTTGCTACTGGGGTATCCGTGGACCTTGCTGAAAAGCTTGGTGTTGCGACCAAACCTGGTACAGAGCCAAGAATCAAGACCGTACTGGATGTAGAGCCGACAGGCAAGACAAATGTTGAAGGTGCCTGGGCAGCTGGAACTGCAGCTGGGGTTAGCGTCCATACCATTATTACTGCTGGCGACGGTGCAAAGGTAGCAATCAACGTTATTAGTGAATTGAACGGCGAGCGCTACGTTGACCACGATGTCCTGAAACCAAAAGAATAA
- a CDS encoding CBO0543 family protein, with translation MLDRSIIIFLVTAGLAGTLWVMRNNWKRYLLLYIISSFTGNLICYTFTSVGLYTFPYIPFHGGLIMPVGIVATVFPFIVLIGVRFAPDKWAWRIPFYWAVVHLGVLGEVILKYTAIFKFNSAWDLWDSYTIWWIYLLLFDILGRKIVPLDSRKPIPDSTFRYGNWGWIIIHVILIATIFLAGVYTGMTLFK, from the coding sequence ATGTTAGACCGCAGCATAATTATTTTCCTTGTAACTGCAGGATTAGCAGGAACCTTATGGGTCATGCGCAATAATTGGAAAAGGTATCTTCTCCTGTACATTATCAGTTCATTTACAGGAAACTTGATTTGCTATACTTTTACAAGTGTGGGTTTATATACGTTTCCGTACATTCCCTTCCATGGCGGGCTTATTATGCCCGTAGGGATTGTGGCGACAGTTTTTCCGTTCATCGTACTGATCGGAGTCCGCTTTGCTCCAGACAAATGGGCCTGGAGAATTCCATTTTATTGGGCTGTTGTCCATTTGGGCGTACTTGGCGAAGTAATATTAAAGTATACCGCCATTTTTAAGTTTAATTCAGCTTGGGATTTGTGGGATTCATACACAATTTGGTGGATATATTTGCTTTTATTCGACATCCTGGGCAGAAAAATAGTTCCTTTGGATTCTCGTAAACCCATCCCAGATTCTACTTTCCGTTATGGGAATTGGGGCTGGATTATCATTCATGTCATTTTGATTGCAACGATTTTCCTTGCAGGTGTTTATACTGGGATGACATTATTCAAATAA
- a CDS encoding NAD(P)/FAD-dependent oxidoreductase, which translates to MVNKEKIVILGGGYAGLLTAVTLQKKVHKKRADITLVNKNDYHYLTTKVHESGAGTIPAESIVFPIKELIDTERVNFIRDEVVSIDLTNKTVTLKTGQLSYDYLVITLGGVPKTFGLPGIKENAFFLFDWEGTNQLRNHIEQQFERYTVDHDEKRLTFVIGGAGFSGMEFIFEMEEKMPELCKEYGVDPDIVKVICVEANDDLLKGYESSMVNDVKKTSTKMSSEFKTGIAVSSCEKDKVIFTNGEIIHTNTFIWAGGVKGNPIVESLGFETIPDGRVKVNEFCEVPGRRDVFVLGDASVSFSPEGSPYAPTAQIALQQGQYCGYNIACKIYGMPAKPFKYIHRGTVMSMGHKNATGIVYGKAIHGRFAHFMKWVIEKRYFLMLGGPRLLIKEIRK; encoded by the coding sequence ATGGTAAATAAGGAGAAAATTGTAATTTTGGGTGGAGGGTATGCCGGCCTTTTAACAGCCGTCACTCTTCAGAAGAAAGTTCATAAAAAACGTGCCGACATAACCCTTGTCAACAAGAATGACTACCACTACCTAACAACAAAAGTACACGAATCCGGTGCCGGCACAATTCCTGCAGAGTCAATTGTCTTCCCTATTAAAGAGTTGATTGACACTGAAAGGGTTAATTTCATCAGGGATGAAGTAGTTAGTATCGACTTGACGAACAAGACTGTTACATTGAAAACAGGCCAGCTTTCTTATGACTACCTTGTCATTACCCTTGGCGGTGTACCAAAAACATTCGGATTGCCTGGCATAAAAGAAAATGCTTTCTTCCTTTTCGATTGGGAAGGAACAAATCAGCTGCGTAATCATATCGAACAACAATTCGAACGATATACAGTCGATCACGACGAAAAGCGGCTAACCTTTGTGATTGGCGGGGCAGGTTTTTCGGGCATGGAATTCATTTTTGAAATGGAAGAAAAAATGCCTGAACTATGTAAGGAATATGGTGTAGACCCTGACATAGTAAAAGTCATTTGTGTCGAGGCAAATGATGATCTTCTCAAAGGCTATGAATCTTCCATGGTTAACGATGTCAAAAAGACCTCTACTAAAATGAGCTCTGAATTTAAGACTGGAATCGCTGTCTCTTCCTGTGAAAAGGATAAAGTTATTTTTACAAATGGGGAAATCATTCATACAAATACATTTATCTGGGCAGGCGGTGTAAAAGGAAATCCTATCGTGGAAAGCCTTGGATTTGAGACTATTCCTGACGGTCGGGTAAAAGTAAATGAATTCTGCGAGGTGCCTGGACGCCGAGATGTCTTCGTACTTGGCGATGCATCTGTCAGCTTTTCCCCTGAAGGAAGCCCGTATGCACCAACCGCACAGATTGCCCTGCAGCAGGGACAATATTGCGGGTACAACATTGCCTGCAAAATATATGGCATGCCTGCAAAGCCTTTCAAATATATCCACCGGGGAACCGTTATGAGCATGGGCCATAAGAATGCAACCGGCATCGTCTACGGAAAAGCCATTCATGGCAGATTCGCCCACTTCATGAAATGGGTCATTGAAAAACGCTATTTCTTAATGCTCGGCGGACCACGACTATTGATAAAAGAAATTAGGAAATAA
- a CDS encoding response regulator transcription factor, with protein sequence MTSILIIEDEEKIARVLELELEFEGYTVTKATDGIEGLEAYRTGEWDLILLDVMLPGISGIDLLRRIRSSDKETRIIMLTAKGSIEDKVTGLDLGANDYITKPFQIEELLARIRAALRLKPTAPLEEEDDDILSFLDLKLNQKTREVSRKGISIDLTPREYDLLVYLLLNRKQVLTRDQILETVWGYDFAGDTNVVDVYIRYLRKKVDLPELPSLIHTVRGVGYVLREPK encoded by the coding sequence ATGACGAGCATATTAATTATTGAAGACGAAGAAAAGATTGCCAGGGTACTAGAGCTCGAGCTTGAATTCGAGGGGTATACCGTTACGAAGGCAACGGACGGGATTGAAGGGCTTGAAGCATACCGGACTGGTGAATGGGATTTGATTCTCCTTGATGTTATGCTGCCTGGAATCAGCGGGATTGATCTTTTAAGAAGGATACGCTCCAGCGACAAGGAGACAAGGATTATAATGCTAACCGCAAAGGGCTCAATCGAGGATAAAGTGACCGGCCTCGACCTTGGTGCTAATGATTATATAACCAAGCCGTTTCAAATTGAGGAACTGCTCGCCCGAATCCGCGCCGCATTGAGGCTTAAACCTACTGCGCCATTAGAAGAGGAAGATGACGATATTCTTTCCTTCCTTGATTTAAAGCTTAACCAAAAAACGCGCGAGGTTTCCCGCAAAGGTATTTCGATTGACTTGACACCCCGCGAATACGATTTGCTAGTTTACTTGCTTTTGAACCGGAAGCAGGTTTTGACGAGGGATCAAATCCTTGAGACAGTCTGGGGGTATGATTTTGCTGGAGATACTAATGTTGTTGACGTATATATACGTTATCTTCGCAAAAAGGTTGACTTGCCTGAGTTACCATCGCTTATTCATACAGTCCGCGGCGTCGGATATGTTCTAAGGGAGCCAAAATGA
- a CDS encoding sensor histidine kinase has product MKLSAKINLLTSAQFAILIIVINILIYITFSSLSYTNAMNTAEAELSKTAANINRLMGEVPETDLLRAYMPVNGMIQIVEQKNKGKSATSPSEQKLADRKPTYFSSEESRRIEYGGKLYAFQSIPIILPDGNVANLQLTSSLESVTEILRMLRLVLIVATLFALIPVVASSAFLGRLITRPVTSLTRTMSDIRQSGEFKRLTLEGKSEDELYEMSETFNHMMDLLEENFEKQQQFASNASHELKTPLTIIESYSSLLKRRGLNEPKLFEESIEAIHSEAVRMREMTDQLLLLARHSGEWDMKIENTNMSSLVMSTAKAFENAYGRELVLEHDGSPIMVATDEQKLKQLLFILLDNARKYSEKPITLSFGVTGKQAFIHVIDKGMGIPKEDLSKVFDRFYRVDKARSRKIGGSGLGLSLAKDIADALDIEIQLQSIYGQGTTASLHLKC; this is encoded by the coding sequence ATGAAACTAAGTGCGAAAATCAACTTATTAACATCCGCACAGTTCGCGATTCTGATTATAGTTATTAATATATTAATATACATAACGTTCAGCAGCTTGTCCTATACAAACGCTATGAATACTGCAGAGGCTGAACTTAGTAAGACTGCTGCTAATATCAACAGGTTAATGGGAGAAGTACCCGAAACAGATCTTCTTAGAGCCTATATGCCTGTTAACGGTATGATTCAGATTGTGGAGCAAAAAAACAAGGGCAAATCTGCAACCTCCCCTTCTGAGCAAAAACTAGCAGATCGGAAACCAACATATTTTAGCAGCGAGGAAAGCAGACGGATTGAGTATGGTGGTAAGCTTTACGCTTTTCAATCTATACCAATTATTTTGCCGGATGGTAATGTTGCAAATCTTCAGCTGACTTCGAGCCTCGAATCCGTTACTGAAATCCTGCGGATGCTCCGCCTTGTCCTGATTGTCGCTACCCTTTTTGCTCTCATCCCGGTTGTAGCCTCCAGCGCATTCCTTGGAAGGCTTATCACTAGGCCAGTCACGTCATTGACCAGGACAATGTCTGATATTAGGCAAAGCGGTGAATTTAAGCGGCTTACACTTGAAGGGAAATCAGAGGACGAGCTATATGAAATGAGTGAAACCTTTAACCATATGATGGACCTGCTTGAAGAAAACTTTGAAAAGCAGCAGCAGTTTGCTTCCAATGCGTCGCATGAACTAAAAACCCCGCTAACCATTATAGAAAGCTACTCCAGCCTCCTAAAAAGACGAGGCTTGAATGAACCCAAGCTGTTTGAGGAATCAATAGAAGCTATCCATTCTGAGGCAGTTCGGATGCGGGAAATGACTGATCAGCTACTCTTGCTTGCGCGGCATAGCGGTGAGTGGGACATGAAAATTGAAAATACAAATATGTCTTCGCTAGTAATGTCGACAGCCAAAGCATTTGAGAACGCCTATGGCCGTGAGCTGGTGCTTGAACATGATGGGAGTCCAATAATGGTTGCGACAGATGAACAAAAACTGAAGCAGCTGCTTTTCATTCTCCTCGATAACGCACGGAAATACAGTGAAAAACCAATAACCCTTTCATTTGGCGTAACAGGGAAGCAAGCCTTCATCCATGTTATAGACAAGGGGATGGGAATTCCAAAGGAAGATTTATCAAAAGTGTTCGACCGTTTTTATCGTGTTGATAAGGCGAGGAGCCGAAAGATTGGTGGATCTGGTTTAGGCCTCTCCCTTGCAAAGGACATTGCCGATGCATTGGATATTGAGATACAGCTCCAAAGTATTTACGGCCAGGGGACAACGGCTTCCCTGCATTTAAAATGCTGA
- a CDS encoding PepSY domain-containing protein, with the protein MKKKWLAVIAGILIIVAAGFAIWQLSKPGNTSATELNKQDVQTLIKNQLGGKVTAVKEKKKVFHAKMEKQDHIYEIEVDAETGDIIRLEKVGTKKTEKPPVLSESEIKEIALANAAGTLSSLSKAQSNGKAVYKAVVKDNKQKTNLTIDAADGKILSKTNEPVNPVIPPKQISEAEAGEIAVKQVKGEVDDINLHSSKGQTYYLCEVNTADGREATVQVNAITGDVMSVAWDDHGGDDDDDDGSNDDNNDNNDDDGDEE; encoded by the coding sequence ATGAAGAAGAAATGGCTGGCCGTCATTGCTGGTATTTTAATTATTGTTGCTGCCGGCTTTGCTATATGGCAGCTTTCTAAACCTGGAAACACCTCCGCCACCGAACTCAACAAACAGGACGTGCAAACTTTGATTAAAAATCAACTCGGAGGAAAGGTAACGGCTGTAAAAGAAAAAAAGAAGGTTTTTCATGCAAAAATGGAAAAGCAAGACCACATTTATGAGATTGAGGTCGATGCCGAAACGGGTGACATCATCAGGCTTGAAAAGGTTGGGACAAAAAAAACCGAGAAACCTCCCGTTTTATCCGAGAGTGAAATTAAAGAAATTGCCCTTGCCAATGCCGCAGGAACTCTTTCATCTCTGTCCAAAGCACAGTCCAATGGGAAAGCTGTATATAAAGCGGTCGTGAAAGACAATAAACAAAAAACGAATCTTACCATAGATGCTGCAGATGGTAAAATCCTTTCAAAAACCAATGAGCCTGTAAATCCTGTAATTCCTCCAAAACAAATTAGTGAAGCGGAAGCCGGTGAAATTGCAGTAAAACAAGTAAAGGGTGAAGTGGATGATATCAACCTCCATTCCTCGAAAGGGCAGACCTATTACTTATGTGAAGTAAATACCGCTGATGGCCGTGAAGCAACCGTTCAGGTCAATGCCATAACAGGCGATGTTATGTCTGTTGCATGGGATGATCATGGCGGCGATGATGATGACGATGACGGTAGCAACGATGATAATAATGATAATAACGACGATGATGGTGACGAAGAATAA
- a CDS encoding PepSY domain-containing protein has product MKNKLLVAGLVAGVIIGGTFAVGASEKDDFARQNDSKMSGIETELETEHGKTFIKMESANGNSETAGKQLTVEQATEIAKRAASGRIEEIETEYENGRLEYKFEFKDGSKETEVRIDALTGEVIRVKLDDDDKDDKERSASAASKVDSNTANDKGYDDKGGNRSDDDSDDTSYDDNSGNRNNVDSDDSGYDDNGGNRNDDDSDYSGYDDNGGNRNDDDSDDRDDDDENSSNDNDDDRGDDENSSNDNDDDRGDDDDNDDNDDADDRKHN; this is encoded by the coding sequence ATGAAGAACAAACTGTTGGTTGCAGGTTTGGTGGCAGGAGTTATCATTGGGGGAACGTTTGCAGTAGGGGCAAGTGAGAAGGATGACTTTGCCCGCCAGAATGATTCAAAGATGTCAGGAATTGAAACTGAGCTTGAAACTGAGCATGGCAAAACGTTTATTAAAATGGAATCAGCAAATGGGAATTCAGAAACAGCTGGGAAACAGCTTACTGTTGAGCAAGCAACGGAAATTGCAAAACGTGCAGCAAGCGGCAGGATTGAAGAAATTGAAACTGAATACGAAAACGGACGCCTTGAATACAAGTTTGAATTTAAAGATGGCAGCAAAGAAACTGAAGTCCGTATTGATGCTTTAACTGGCGAAGTCATCAGGGTAAAACTCGACGATGATGACAAGGATGATAAAGAGCGCTCAGCTTCCGCCGCCTCCAAAGTCGATAGTAACACGGCTAATGATAAAGGCTATGACGACAAAGGTGGAAATCGCAGTGATGACGACAGCGATGATACTAGCTACGACGACAATAGCGGGAATCGCAATAATGTTGACAGCGATGATTCTGGATACGACGACAATGGCGGGAATCGCAATGATGACGACAGCGACTATTCTGGCTACGACGACAATGGCGGAAATCGCAATGATGATGACAGCGATGATAGAGACGACGATGACGAAAATAGTAGTAATGATAACGATGATGACCGCGGCGATGACGAAAATAGCAGTAATGATAACGATGATGACCGCGGCGATGACGATGACAATGACGATAATGATGATGCCGATGATAGGAAACATAATTGA
- a CDS encoding PepSY domain-containing protein, which translates to MKNKLVAAGLVAGIIIGGTFAVGATENDDAASKKAPTTTNAVSNGQQITLEEATEIAKREATGTIEDVEKETEHGRLVYEFEFEDGLNETEVHIDAVSGEVTRVEHDRDDDRDDDLDDRDDDDNDDDLNDSDDKDDNDDDSDDERR; encoded by the coding sequence ATGAAAAACAAATTAGTCGCAGCAGGATTGGTAGCAGGTATTATTATTGGAGGAACCTTTGCAGTAGGGGCAACTGAAAACGATGATGCAGCTTCTAAAAAAGCACCTACAACTACTAACGCAGTGAGCAATGGCCAGCAAATCACGCTTGAGGAAGCTACCGAAATCGCCAAACGTGAAGCAACCGGTACGATTGAGGATGTGGAGAAAGAAACTGAACATGGCCGCCTCGTTTATGAATTCGAATTTGAAGATGGCCTTAACGAAACGGAAGTTCATATCGACGCTGTCTCCGGCGAAGTTACTAGGGTGGAGCATGATAGAGATGACGACCGAGATGATGACCTTGATGACCGCGACGATGACGACAATGATGATGATCTAAATGACTCTGATGACAAAGACGATAACGATGATGACAGTGACGATGAGCGCCGTTAA
- a CDS encoding NAD-dependent succinate-semialdehyde dehydrogenase: MTTSESRKGMYINGEPLFMEKSFMVENPATLEPVGYVPDGGPEQAKFAVDAAHEAFLTWSKKTAHERASLLEKWYTVIEERKEELSVMITTEQGKSLQEARGEISYANSFVKWYAEEAKRIYGETIPASSGSKRILIQKQPVGVVAAITPWNFPAAMITRKIAPALAAGCTAVIKPAPATPLTALLLAECAEEAGIPPGVINIVTTTDAAAVSDVWMEDPRVKKITFTGSTPVGKLLMRKAADTVKKVSLELGGLAPFIVAEDADILAAVEGVIQSKFRNAGQTCICANRIYVHESRETEFLDAFAAAFREMKVGNGLSESVDIGPLIDYRAIEKVQRHIDDAVSKGATIISGHQVEEGKGYFMQPLILSGVTDQMVCMQEETFGPVAPVSTYKEDKEVVRRANDTPYGLAAYVYTQSLKKAFYFSENLEYGIVGVNDALPSTAQAPFGGMKESGLGREGSHHGIDEFLEIKYISLQL, translated from the coding sequence ATGACAACATCCGAATCAAGGAAAGGAATGTACATAAACGGTGAACCACTTTTTATGGAAAAGAGCTTCATGGTGGAAAATCCAGCCACACTCGAACCAGTCGGGTATGTGCCTGATGGTGGACCCGAACAGGCTAAATTTGCTGTCGACGCGGCACACGAAGCTTTTCTAACTTGGTCAAAAAAGACCGCCCATGAACGTGCATCCTTACTCGAAAAATGGTATACGGTTATTGAGGAAAGAAAAGAAGAGCTGTCTGTGATGATTACGACTGAACAAGGAAAATCGCTACAGGAAGCAAGAGGAGAAATTAGCTATGCCAATTCATTTGTGAAGTGGTATGCAGAGGAGGCTAAGCGGATTTACGGTGAAACAATCCCAGCTTCATCCGGATCAAAGCGGATCCTTATCCAGAAACAACCGGTCGGAGTCGTTGCTGCCATCACTCCCTGGAATTTCCCGGCTGCGATGATTACTAGGAAAATCGCACCTGCACTTGCAGCAGGCTGTACTGCTGTCATCAAGCCGGCACCTGCTACACCACTGACAGCCTTGCTGCTCGCTGAATGTGCGGAGGAAGCAGGTATTCCGCCTGGTGTAATTAATATTGTGACAACAACCGATGCTGCTGCAGTTTCCGATGTCTGGATGGAAGATCCTCGTGTTAAAAAAATTACGTTTACCGGTTCAACACCAGTTGGTAAGCTGTTGATGAGGAAAGCGGCAGATACAGTCAAAAAGGTATCGCTGGAGCTTGGCGGGCTGGCACCTTTTATTGTTGCAGAGGATGCCGACATTCTTGCCGCTGTAGAAGGGGTGATTCAGTCCAAATTCCGGAATGCAGGGCAAACTTGCATATGTGCGAATCGGATTTATGTTCACGAAAGCAGGGAAACTGAATTTCTTGATGCGTTCGCTGCAGCATTCAGGGAAATGAAGGTAGGGAACGGACTTAGTGAATCTGTTGACATTGGACCTTTAATTGATTACCGGGCCATTGAAAAAGTCCAACGGCATATCGACGATGCAGTTTCGAAGGGTGCAACAATAATTTCTGGACACCAGGTGGAAGAAGGGAAGGGCTACTTCATGCAGCCTCTCATTCTCTCAGGTGTTACAGATCAGATGGTTTGTATGCAGGAGGAAACTTTCGGACCCGTTGCCCCAGTCAGCACGTACAAGGAGGATAAGGAAGTCGTCCGTAGAGCGAACGATACACCTTATGGCCTTGCTGCTTATGTATATACACAATCACTAAAGAAGGCATTTTATTTTTCAGAAAATCTTGAATATGGCATTGTTGGAGTAAATGACGCACTTCCATCAACGGCCCAGGCGCCATTTGGCGGCATGAAGGAAAGCGGGCTTGGCAGGGAAGGCAGCCATCACGGTATCGACGAATTCCTGGAAATAAAATATATTTCACTTCAGTTGTAA